Proteins found in one Melioribacteraceae bacterium 4301-Me genomic segment:
- a CDS encoding LptF/LptG family permease has protein sequence MILFKYILKNHVGPFFFAVFTLFAVFLLQFLMKFADRLIGKGLSLVVIVKLIVYNLAWMVVLVIPMSILVATLMAFGSMAQNNEIAIMKASGVSLYKMMLTPILVSIIIGYLLIQFNNHVYPDANHAARLLMEDISRKKPTLSLVPGVFSQEIPSYSILVRDVNQQQNEIKDITIYDFSSQSKTNIVTAKYGKIYFIPSQKKIIMDLYNGEIHQSDNFYPENYKRLKFIRDKIALPADQFTFEQSTPGGPRYDRELGAHDMLILVDSLNSIKQRRLTELKKAINEMLENKLSNNNSNKINIEKYSLAFQNLQADKNRINSMLNNIEYLNRQMDSYWVEIHKKYSIPFACIVFVLIGAPIGTMIRKGGFGIASGISLIFFLIYWAFLIGGEKLADRDLLSPFWGMWSANVVFLLFGIYLTIKTARERVELNFNFLTKLVPKNWRFAQNEIENS, from the coding sequence ATGATACTGTTTAAGTACATCTTAAAAAATCATGTTGGACCTTTTTTCTTTGCAGTGTTTACATTGTTCGCTGTATTTCTTCTTCAGTTCTTAATGAAATTTGCGGATAGACTTATTGGTAAAGGCCTCAGTTTAGTTGTCATTGTTAAATTAATTGTTTACAACCTTGCATGGATGGTTGTATTAGTTATACCAATGTCGATTTTAGTTGCCACCCTAATGGCTTTTGGCAGCATGGCTCAGAACAATGAAATAGCAATAATGAAAGCATCTGGTGTAAGTCTTTATAAAATGATGTTAACACCAATTTTAGTAAGTATTATAATAGGATATCTGTTAATTCAGTTTAATAATCACGTTTATCCAGACGCTAACCACGCTGCAAGGTTGTTAATGGAAGATATATCAAGAAAAAAACCTACATTATCTTTAGTGCCGGGTGTTTTTTCACAAGAAATTCCATCTTATTCAATTTTAGTACGTGATGTTAATCAGCAGCAAAATGAAATTAAGGATATTACGATTTATGATTTTTCATCACAATCAAAGACAAATATTGTAACGGCCAAATACGGTAAAATTTATTTTATACCGAGTCAAAAAAAAATTATAATGGATCTTTATAATGGAGAGATTCATCAATCGGATAATTTTTACCCAGAGAACTACAAACGACTAAAGTTTATTAGAGATAAAATTGCCCTGCCGGCAGACCAATTTACTTTTGAACAATCTACTCCAGGCGGACCAAGATATGATAGGGAATTAGGTGCGCATGATATGCTAATATTAGTTGATAGTTTAAATAGTATTAAGCAAAGAAGATTAACAGAATTAAAAAAAGCAATAAATGAGATGTTAGAAAATAAATTGTCCAATAATAACTCAAACAAAATTAACATCGAAAAATATTCATTAGCTTTCCAAAATTTACAAGCAGATAAAAACAGAATTAACTCTATGCTGAATAATATTGAATATTTAAATCGACAAATGGACAGCTATTGGGTAGAAATACATAAAAAATATTCAATTCCTTTTGCTTGTATTGTTTTTGTATTGATTGGCGCACCAATTGGTACAATGATTAGAAAGGGGGGTTTTGGAATAGCATCGGGTATCAGCTTAATTTTTTTCTTAATCTATTGGGCTTTTCTAATTGGTGGTGAAAAATTAGCTGACAGAGATTTATTATCACCTTTCTGGGGTATGTGGTCGGCAAATGTTGTGTTTTTATTATTCGGTATATATTTAACAATAAAAACTGCTAGAGAAAGAGTCGAGCTGAACTTTAATTTTCTTACAAAGCTTGTACCAAAAAATTGGCGATTTGCTCAAAATGAAATTGAAAATTCTTGA
- a CDS encoding CHASE2 domain-containing protein encodes MKKFLLSDLFISVLTAIFVVFITQPQFFQVSLLKGLELKTIDARFKARGSIQIDSPKVIIVQISDESFEQILPPDNKWPWPRNLFSKLVDNLTAAGAKAIGIDVIMSSGDRISAFNDSLLMCSIRKSGKVVVAGKINVEDESLKLASLKNQMKNRTAKQRSLNLQMTQDFSNVKFNFHNIFFDADKFVGLVQIPSDDDAIKRRYTPFINFGLNDSLSQKIPSFSFALLNKYFGKNSSYTAKDSGDYFVYLGRKIPKYDSESFLINYYGGAQSFQYYNFFEVIDDSTIKVKDEVDYNTELNQWDTYLQEGIFKNKIVLVGSTMPEDKDIFPTSLSINDKEGSNLLWGVAIHATVIENILNNNFLYKQSQTSEVAAAVLLTLLVFCFSSLTKKLKIKLGMLLELVSIIFIILIIYSIYLLSVYFFVNKNYVINVVTPTVAVLLGYFTSTVNNFIKERQKNMLIKNMFSQYVNKSVVNELIAHPERLKLGGERKTLTILFCDMVGFTTISEKKEPEELVALMNVFLNEMSEIIISNDGTVDKFLGDAIMAFWGAPVQVNDHAYKACKTALLMQQKLDGFKLLKSSIPEIQIRIGINTGEVIIGNIGGAKRFDYTVMGDNVNLASRLESANKEYGTSIMISENTYELVKDKIAVRELDLVKVKGRKSPTKIYEIIGELDNPLSDEKLKKLECYFEGMKYYRSHNFSEAVNYFEKCVSQTNDPPSKVYIERCKLFLSNPPDSNWDGVFVLQNK; translated from the coding sequence GTGAAAAAATTTTTGCTTTCAGATTTATTCATTTCTGTATTAACTGCAATTTTTGTAGTGTTTATTACCCAGCCGCAGTTTTTTCAAGTTTCTCTTTTAAAGGGTCTTGAATTAAAGACAATCGATGCTCGTTTTAAAGCAAGAGGCAGTATACAAATTGATTCCCCTAAAGTAATTATAGTGCAAATTTCAGATGAATCTTTTGAACAAATTTTACCACCAGATAATAAATGGCCTTGGCCTAGAAATCTTTTTTCTAAGCTTGTAGATAATTTAACTGCTGCAGGTGCAAAAGCTATAGGCATTGATGTAATCATGTCTTCGGGTGATAGAATCTCCGCTTTTAACGATTCATTGTTAATGTGCTCAATAAGAAAATCGGGTAAAGTTGTAGTTGCTGGTAAAATTAATGTTGAAGATGAGTCGTTAAAATTAGCATCATTGAAGAATCAAATGAAAAATAGAACAGCAAAACAGCGCTCTTTGAATTTACAGATGACTCAGGATTTTTCTAACGTAAAATTTAATTTTCATAATATATTTTTTGATGCTGATAAATTTGTAGGGTTAGTCCAAATACCAAGCGATGATGATGCAATTAAAAGAAGATACACACCTTTTATAAATTTTGGGTTGAATGATTCACTTTCACAAAAAATCCCTTCCTTTAGTTTTGCCTTGCTGAACAAATATTTTGGGAAGAATAGTTCTTATACTGCAAAAGATAGTGGAGATTACTTTGTGTATTTAGGACGCAAAATACCTAAGTACGATTCTGAATCGTTCTTAATTAATTATTATGGTGGTGCTCAATCTTTTCAATATTATAATTTTTTTGAAGTTATTGATGATAGCACAATAAAAGTAAAAGATGAGGTTGACTATAATACTGAACTAAATCAGTGGGATACTTATTTGCAGGAAGGAATTTTTAAAAACAAAATTGTTCTTGTTGGCTCAACAATGCCGGAAGATAAAGATATTTTTCCAACTTCGTTATCTATTAACGATAAAGAGGGCAGTAACCTTTTATGGGGCGTAGCAATTCATGCCACAGTAATAGAAAACATATTAAATAATAATTTTCTTTACAAACAATCTCAAACCAGCGAGGTAGCTGCTGCTGTATTATTAACCTTGCTTGTTTTCTGCTTTTCATCACTTACGAAAAAACTTAAAATTAAGCTGGGAATGTTATTAGAACTCGTCAGCATTATTTTTATTATACTGATTATCTATTCTATTTACTTATTAAGCGTTTATTTTTTTGTAAATAAAAATTATGTAATAAATGTTGTTACCCCTACCGTTGCTGTATTATTAGGTTATTTTACAAGCACAGTTAATAATTTTATAAAAGAGAGACAGAAAAACATGTTAATTAAAAACATGTTTAGTCAATATGTAAATAAATCTGTAGTTAATGAATTAATAGCTCACCCGGAAAGGTTAAAATTAGGCGGGGAAAGAAAAACCTTAACAATATTGTTTTGTGATATGGTTGGATTTACAACGATTTCCGAAAAGAAAGAACCCGAAGAATTGGTTGCACTGATGAACGTATTTCTTAATGAGATGTCAGAAATAATAATAAGTAATGATGGAACTGTTGATAAATTTTTGGGTGATGCTATAATGGCATTTTGGGGTGCACCAGTTCAAGTTAATGACCATGCATATAAGGCTTGTAAGACTGCACTTTTAATGCAGCAAAAATTAGATGGGTTTAAGCTGCTAAAAAGTAGCATTCCAGAAATTCAAATTAGAATAGGAATAAATACAGGCGAGGTAATCATAGGTAATATTGGCGGTGCAAAAAGATTTGATTATACTGTAATGGGGGATAATGTAAATTTAGCGTCAAGGTTAGAGAGTGCAAATAAAGAATATGGCACCTCTATAATGATTAGTGAAAACACTTATGAGCTTGTAAAAGATAAAATTGCGGTTCGTGAACTTGACTTGGTAAAAGTTAAAGGAAGAAAAAGCCCCACTAAAATTTATGAGATTATAGGTGAATTGGATAATCCACTTTCTGATGAAAAGTTAAAAAAACTTGAATGTTATTTTGAGGGTATGAAATACTATCGCAGTCATAATTTTAGTGAAGCCGTTAATTACTTTGAAAAATGTGTTAGTCAAACAAACGATCCTCCCTCTAAAGTTTACATTGAACGTTGTAAGCTATTTTTATCTAACCCTCCCGATTCTAATTGGGATGGCGTATTTGTCTTACAAAATAAATAG
- a CDS encoding FecR domain-containing protein, with protein MLRRSKSLVICGLAAIFMLFLGSYNNTILNINDNENSPVALVKKIVKDVTYRTAVNKEDWELAKIGQPLFDGGEVKTGVKSLALILFTDGSGLLRVRESSILHIYGKTEDKLLRKNTFLEKGLIGFDVTKQKDDEFKFTTPTIVASIRGTAGFISYDNEDSTTIIYLDHGMVNFQHILSGKSGTISSGVSAKIFSDGNITYDSTSTQLKNTYKFTESINSKKVIIKSKYGTFEINYYSN; from the coding sequence ATGCTTAGGCGGTCTAAATCATTAGTAATTTGCGGTCTTGCAGCAATATTTATGTTGTTCTTGGGCAGTTATAATAACACAATATTGAATATTAATGATAATGAAAATTCACCTGTAGCATTAGTAAAAAAAATTGTAAAAGATGTTACCTATAGAACTGCAGTTAATAAAGAAGATTGGGAATTAGCTAAGATTGGCCAGCCGTTATTCGATGGTGGAGAAGTTAAGACAGGAGTTAAATCCTTAGCATTAATTCTTTTTACAGATGGGTCTGGCTTGCTTAGAGTTCGTGAAAGTTCAATTCTTCATATTTATGGAAAGACTGAGGATAAATTACTTAGAAAAAATACTTTTCTAGAGAAGGGGTTAATTGGTTTCGATGTTACCAAGCAGAAAGATGACGAATTTAAATTTACAACTCCAACTATTGTTGCTTCTATAAGAGGAACAGCAGGATTTATTTCATACGATAATGAAGATAGTACTACAATAATTTATTTAGATCACGGTATGGTGAACTTTCAACATATTCTTTCGGGTAAGAGCGGCACTATTTCTTCAGGCGTTTCAGCTAAAATCTTTTCAGATGGGAATATAACTTACGATAGCACTTCTACTCAATTAAAAAATACTTATAAATTCACAGAATCAATTAATTCTAAAAAAGTGATTATTAAAAGCAAGTATGGCACTTTTGAAATAAATTATTATTCAAATTAA
- a CDS encoding tetratricopeptide repeat protein produces MKRILVAVSLFSMVLGFTAFECSSPDITGAKLYISQKNYEKAKEALLREISKNPKSDEGYYLLGYVYGEEGDFTKMLNAFDSSLAISKKHEKDIQDQKRYYWAISFNRGVGYFNKATKTTAQDSVKLNYNKAAEAFNNAIMLEPDSSAAYKNLAYVYLNLGDYDSAISPLEKLIKLEKSADGYSLLGEIYNEKGSNLMNTFRTSKNAEDSIKAVEYYNKAITVLEEGRKFFPENADILRDVSNAYVGANRLEDAMKSFKAGVEKEPENKFYRYNYGVLLLNAKDFAGAEKQFKKAVEIDSNYTNAIYNLAVTYARWGADIREQAEAKDQQDESYKEKFKQALPWMEKYLKINPKEPAVWELLGKIYANLGMTEKSKEAFDNADKYR; encoded by the coding sequence ATGAAACGTATTTTAGTAGCGGTGAGTTTGTTTTCAATGGTATTAGGATTTACCGCATTTGAGTGCTCTTCACCTGATATAACAGGGGCAAAACTTTACATTTCTCAGAAAAATTACGAAAAAGCAAAAGAAGCTTTGTTAAGGGAAATAAGCAAAAACCCTAAAAGCGATGAAGGCTATTATTTATTAGGATATGTTTATGGCGAGGAAGGGGACTTCACAAAAATGTTGAACGCCTTTGATAGCAGTCTTGCAATAAGTAAAAAGCATGAGAAAGATATTCAGGACCAAAAAAGATATTATTGGGCAATAAGTTTTAATAGGGGTGTAGGCTATTTTAACAAGGCGACTAAAACTACTGCACAGGACAGTGTAAAGTTAAATTACAACAAAGCAGCAGAGGCATTTAATAATGCAATAATGTTAGAGCCTGATTCGAGTGCGGCTTATAAAAATTTAGCTTATGTTTATTTGAATTTAGGGGATTATGATTCCGCTATATCTCCATTAGAAAAATTAATAAAACTTGAAAAATCTGCCGATGGTTATTCATTATTAGGTGAAATTTATAATGAGAAAGGCTCTAATTTGATGAACACATTCAGAACCTCCAAGAATGCAGAAGATAGCATAAAAGCAGTTGAATATTATAACAAAGCTATAACTGTACTTGAGGAGGGTAGAAAATTTTTCCCTGAAAACGCTGATATACTTAGAGATGTATCCAATGCTTATGTGGGGGCTAATAGACTTGAAGATGCTATGAAATCATTTAAGGCTGGGGTAGAAAAGGAGCCAGAAAATAAATTTTATAGATACAACTACGGTGTCCTTTTGCTTAATGCAAAAGATTTTGCTGGAGCAGAAAAACAATTTAAGAAAGCTGTTGAGATAGATTCAAATTATACCAATGCTATTTATAACTTAGCAGTTACTTATGCAAGGTGGGGAGCGGATATAAGAGAGCAAGCAGAGGCAAAGGACCAACAGGATGAATCTTATAAAGAGAAATTTAAACAGGCTTTGCCCTGGATGGAAAAATACCTTAAAATAAATCCTAAAGAACCGGCAGTATGGGAATTACTAGGTAAGATTTATGCTAATTTAGGAATGACCGAAAAATCAAAAGAAGCTTTTGATAATGCCGATAAATACAGATAG
- a CDS encoding dipeptidase: MEEVINYINSNFNNYLTELKEYLRIKSVSALESYKDEVAKCAEFAAQKLKDAGMKRVEIFKTDGNPIVYGEWLEAQGKPTVLIYGHYDVQPVDPIELWKSDPFEAEIRDGKIYARGANDNKGQHFVHIKSVEAFYKVTGKLPVNVKFILEGEEEVGSVSITKFIKEHKDLLKCDAVLISDTSMYAEDVPTISYGLRGLCYLEVQVTGPSKDLHSGSFGGAVANPINELAKIIAKLHDKNGKITIPGFYKNVMKLTAQEKENLKKLRFSDKELAKQVGVKELSGEKGYSTLERLWSRPTLDCNGIVGGFIEDGAKTIIPSKASAKISMRLVPNQNPKEIQREFIKYVKSLAPKSITVDFKIHHYGYPVVIDLNTKAIKAASNALSKAFGKKTVYTREGGSIPIVVDFVKELKSPVVLMGLGLDTDDIHSPNEHFHIKNFERGILSSAYFFGEFGG; this comes from the coding sequence GTGGAAGAAGTCATCAATTATATTAACTCTAACTTTAATAATTATTTGACGGAACTAAAAGAATATTTACGAATTAAAAGTGTAAGTGCGCTTGAATCTTATAAAGATGAGGTGGCAAAATGTGCCGAATTTGCAGCACAAAAATTAAAAGATGCTGGAATGAAGCGAGTAGAAATTTTTAAAACAGATGGAAATCCAATTGTATATGGAGAATGGTTAGAAGCTCAGGGTAAACCAACTGTCTTAATTTATGGTCATTATGATGTTCAGCCGGTTGACCCAATTGAACTGTGGAAAAGCGACCCATTTGAAGCCGAGATTAGAGATGGTAAAATTTATGCTCGTGGGGCTAATGATAATAAAGGACAACATTTTGTGCATATTAAAAGTGTAGAAGCTTTTTATAAGGTTACTGGTAAACTGCCAGTTAATGTGAAATTTATTCTCGAAGGCGAGGAAGAAGTAGGCAGCGTGAGTATAACAAAATTTATTAAAGAGCATAAAGATTTACTTAAATGTGATGCTGTTTTAATTTCTGATACAAGCATGTACGCAGAAGATGTACCTACAATATCTTATGGACTTAGAGGCTTATGTTATTTGGAAGTGCAAGTTACCGGTCCATCTAAAGACTTACACAGCGGCAGTTTTGGAGGTGCAGTTGCAAATCCAATAAACGAATTAGCAAAAATTATCGCAAAACTTCATGACAAAAACGGTAAGATTACAATCCCTGGCTTTTATAAAAATGTTATGAAATTAACCGCACAGGAGAAAGAAAATTTAAAGAAACTAAGATTTTCTGATAAAGAACTTGCTAAACAAGTTGGTGTAAAAGAACTATCTGGGGAAAAGGGCTATTCAACTTTAGAAAGATTATGGTCGCGTCCAACTCTTGATTGTAATGGAATTGTTGGTGGATTTATTGAAGATGGTGCTAAAACTATTATACCATCAAAAGCCTCTGCTAAAATTAGTATGAGATTAGTGCCAAATCAAAATCCAAAAGAAATTCAGAGGGAATTTATTAAATATGTTAAGTCATTGGCGCCTAAATCAATTACTGTTGATTTCAAGATTCATCATTATGGTTATCCTGTGGTAATCGATTTAAATACTAAAGCAATTAAAGCAGCATCAAATGCACTCTCAAAAGCATTTGGTAAGAAAACTGTCTATACACGTGAGGGCGGCTCAATTCCAATTGTAGTTGATTTTGTAAAGGAACTTAAATCGCCAGTAGTATTAATGGGTTTGGGTTTGGATACGGATGATATTCATTCACCAAATGAACATTTCCATATAAAAAATTTTGAAAGAGGAATTCTAAGCTCTGCATATTTCTTTGGTGAATTTGGAGGGTAG
- a CDS encoding LptF/LptG family permease: protein MKLKILDKYLIKQFLRIILFGIVTFSLLFIVIDLMENLDDFIDQKVPTFIVVKYYAVFLPEIIRLILPIAVLLAALFTSSRMANLNELTAIKSSGVSLYRYMTPFVVTSLMISLIAVYFGGYIVPEANKRKVQIEQTYMKKGLVFIGSNIFFQDTRTRIVNINHYDVDNNQAYQISIQNFDPQNTTKMTSRIDAFRMEYDSTKKVWNLFSGTERIFTDTNETYKKFTSLQMNDLHFKPEDVIKKQQKPEEMTLSELKNFANEQLKTGNDPTQILIDYHSRIAFAFASLVVVLFGIPISTNKRKGGIALQFGINLTITFIYLVFAKISEAFGKNGVMNPFFTAWFANFIFLLAALFNIYRVQK, encoded by the coding sequence ATGAAATTGAAAATTCTTGATAAATATCTAATAAAACAGTTCCTCCGAATAATACTTTTTGGAATAGTTACATTTTCTTTGCTGTTTATAGTAATTGACCTTATGGAAAATCTAGATGATTTTATCGATCAAAAAGTCCCAACATTTATAGTTGTAAAATATTATGCAGTTTTCTTACCCGAAATTATTCGTTTAATTTTACCAATTGCAGTACTTTTAGCAGCTTTATTTACATCCAGCAGGATGGCAAATTTAAATGAACTAACTGCCATTAAATCTAGCGGAGTTAGTCTCTACCGCTACATGACGCCATTTGTTGTTACCTCATTGATGATTAGTCTGATTGCAGTTTATTTCGGCGGATATATAGTCCCCGAAGCAAATAAAAGAAAAGTACAAATTGAACAAACCTATATGAAAAAAGGGCTGGTTTTTATTGGGAGTAATATTTTTTTCCAGGATACTAGAACCAGAATAGTAAACATTAACCACTATGATGTTGACAATAACCAGGCATATCAAATAAGCATTCAAAACTTCGACCCTCAAAATACTACAAAAATGACTTCACGAATTGACGCATTTAGAATGGAATATGATTCCACTAAAAAAGTGTGGAATTTATTTAGCGGTACGGAACGTATTTTTACTGATACAAACGAAACATATAAAAAATTTACAAGCCTTCAAATGAACGATTTACATTTCAAACCAGAAGATGTTATAAAAAAACAGCAAAAGCCGGAAGAAATGACTTTGAGCGAATTGAAAAACTTCGCAAACGAGCAGTTAAAAACCGGGAATGACCCCACACAAATACTGATTGATTATCATTCAAGAATAGCATTTGCATTTGCCAGTCTAGTTGTGGTTTTATTTGGTATACCAATTTCAACGAATAAAAGAAAAGGTGGAATCGCTCTTCAATTCGGAATAAACTTAACTATTACTTTTATTTACTTAGTTTTTGCAAAGATAAGTGAAGCTTTTGGAAAAAACGGTGTAATGAACCCATTTTTTACCGCTTGGTTTGCTAATTTCATTTTTTTATTAGCCGCACTTTTTAACATATACAGAGTGCAAAAGTAA
- a CDS encoding DUF3467 domain-containing protein → MSNVKEPQPQQINIELGEKEAEGIYSNLAIITHSPAEFIIDFTRVVPGVPKARVLSRIITTPQHAKMLMRALKDNIDKFEARFGEIKIEGQPTPQFGFVNNPPKEEKIN, encoded by the coding sequence ATGTCAAACGTAAAAGAACCACAACCTCAGCAGATTAATATCGAACTTGGTGAAAAAGAAGCAGAAGGAATTTATTCTAATTTGGCAATTATTACTCATTCCCCCGCAGAATTTATAATTGATTTTACACGGGTTGTGCCTGGAGTACCAAAAGCACGTGTACTATCAAGAATAATTACTACTCCTCAGCATGCAAAGATGCTTATGCGAGCTTTAAAAGACAATATAGATAAATTCGAAGCTCGTTTCGGGGAAATTAAAATCGAAGGTCAACCAACTCCTCAGTTTGGTTTTGTTAATAATCCACCTAAAGAAGAAAAAATAAATTAG
- a CDS encoding adenosine deaminase: protein MKTEEIIREVPKVLLHDHLDGGLRPQTVIDLAKDIKYKKLPTTDAGELGAWFHQGANKGNLVEYLQGFEHTIAVMQTKEALERVAYEMMEDMKNDGVSYVETRFAPIFHTQKGLYYDDILSAVIEGLEKGKRDFGVGYGIILCGMRNMNRSLEIAELAVNYRNQGVVGFDLAGEEGGFPPKKHIEAFQYIKRENFNITIHAGEAFGKESIWQAIQYCGAHRIGHATRLTEDIVFDKDMNVVGLGDLAQYILNTRLPLEICLLSNVHTGAVDKIENHPFIHFYKEKFRVFLNTDDRLMSNTTLTKEYLTATELFGLNLDDVEKLNINAMKSSFIPYKERLHYIYNVIKPGYQKMRDKLLSLKTY, encoded by the coding sequence TTGAAGACAGAAGAAATCATCCGCGAAGTACCTAAAGTACTGCTTCACGACCATTTAGATGGTGGACTAAGACCGCAAACTGTTATCGATTTAGCTAAAGATATAAAATATAAAAAATTACCTACTACAGACGCTGGTGAACTTGGAGCTTGGTTTCATCAAGGAGCTAATAAAGGTAATTTGGTCGAATATTTACAAGGATTTGAACATACAATTGCTGTAATGCAGACCAAAGAAGCATTGGAAAGAGTAGCTTATGAGATGATGGAAGATATGAAAAATGACGGCGTAAGTTACGTTGAAACTCGGTTCGCTCCAATCTTTCATACTCAAAAGGGACTTTATTATGATGACATTTTATCAGCCGTTATTGAAGGGCTTGAAAAAGGAAAAAGAGACTTCGGCGTAGGATACGGAATAATTCTTTGCGGTATGAGAAATATGAATCGTTCCCTTGAAATAGCTGAATTAGCTGTTAATTACAGAAATCAAGGAGTTGTAGGTTTTGACTTAGCTGGCGAAGAGGGGGGGTTTCCGCCTAAAAAACATATTGAGGCTTTTCAATATATAAAAAGAGAAAATTTCAATATTACAATTCATGCTGGAGAAGCTTTCGGTAAAGAATCAATTTGGCAAGCTATACAATACTGTGGCGCTCATAGAATCGGTCATGCTACTCGTCTTACAGAAGATATCGTTTTTGATAAAGATATGAATGTTGTTGGTTTGGGCGACTTAGCTCAATACATTTTAAATACAAGATTACCACTTGAAATTTGCTTGCTTAGTAATGTTCATACCGGTGCCGTTGACAAAATTGAAAACCATCCTTTTATTCATTTTTATAAAGAAAAATTTAGAGTCTTTTTGAACACTGATGATAGATTAATGAGCAATACTACTTTAACAAAAGAATATTTGACAGCAACAGAACTGTTCGGATTGAATCTTGACGATGTAGAAAAACTTAATATAAATGCAATGAAATCTTCTTTCATACCATATAAAGAAAGGCTTCATTATATTTATAATGTAATTAAACCTGGCTACCAAAAAATGAGAGATAAATTATTATCACTAAAAACATATTAA
- a CDS encoding folate-binding protein YgfZ yields MNFNIETEYNTLKKGVGIRDISNSLIIKLTGKDALDYINRISTNYVKDLPLMSSINTIFTNEKGRFIDSTVLLNMGDYYLLIGNSDNDKKLNVWIDRYIITEDLTTEIVTDKYFIAQLYGAQTLSFLSMICGQEIKDLPDKNINFYQTDSVGFYLFKYFIKKDFYSYCLLTEKSNEKTLIDHLFENKSAFDLRIISEETFNIFRIEEGLPSYPNEINDKYNPHENGLIDFVSFSKGCYIGQEVIARLDTYDKVQRELKGIIFEENYNFELPETLFDENDNEVGELTSVADSFLLNKKIGLAYIKKRFLQDNSQAELKTLSSKKIIIKIIKLPFSNENLY; encoded by the coding sequence ATGAATTTTAATATCGAGACAGAATATAATACCTTAAAGAAAGGTGTTGGCATAAGAGACATATCAAATTCATTAATTATAAAGCTAACTGGAAAGGATGCGTTAGATTACATTAATCGTATTTCTACAAATTACGTAAAAGATCTTCCACTAATGAGTTCAATTAATACAATATTTACTAACGAGAAAGGAAGATTTATCGATTCGACAGTTTTATTGAATATGGGTGACTATTATTTATTGATTGGGAATAGCGATAATGATAAAAAACTAAACGTGTGGATTGATAGGTACATAATTACAGAGGATTTAACAACAGAAATAGTTACTGATAAATATTTTATAGCTCAATTGTATGGCGCACAAACTTTATCTTTTTTGTCAATGATTTGTGGACAGGAAATTAAAGATTTACCTGATAAAAATATTAATTTCTATCAAACTGACAGCGTTGGTTTTTATTTATTTAAATACTTTATCAAAAAAGATTTTTATTCTTACTGCTTACTTACTGAAAAGAGCAATGAGAAAACATTAATCGATCACCTTTTTGAAAATAAAAGTGCATTTGATTTAAGGATAATAAGTGAAGAAACATTTAATATATTTAGAATTGAGGAAGGTTTGCCCTCTTACCCAAATGAAATTAATGATAAATATAACCCTCATGAAAATGGCCTTATTGATTTCGTGAGTTTTTCTAAGGGATGTTACATTGGTCAAGAAGTTATTGCTAGGTTAGATACTTATGATAAAGTTCAAAGAGAGTTAAAAGGAATTATATTTGAGGAAAATTATAATTTTGAATTACCAGAAACTCTGTTTGATGAGAACGATAATGAAGTTGGGGAACTTACAAGTGTAGCTGATTCGTTTTTACTGAATAAAAAAATTGGGTTGGCTTATATAAAAAAAAGATTTTTACAGGATAATTCACAAGCAGAACTAAAAACGTTATCAAGCAAAAAAATAATAATTAAAATAATTAAGCTTCCTTTTTCAAATGAAAATTTATACTAA